A window of the Brassica napus cultivar Da-Ae chromosome C5, Da-Ae, whole genome shotgun sequence genome harbors these coding sequences:
- the LOC106364386 gene encoding probable zinc transporter 10: MRKTQSPFIFSVTIAIFLLLSTSHFPVALSQSQNDCKPVSNNTCIDKNKALDLKLIAIFSILITSLIGVCLPFFARSVPAFQPEKSHFLIVKSFASGIILSTGFMHVLPDSFDMLSSPCLGDNPWHKFPFTGFVAMISAIFTLMVDSITTSVFTKSGRKDLRPEVTSAETPDQEIGHVQVHAPHHSHGHGLHHDVHGDNDKELGSSLQLLRYRVIAIVLELGIVVHSIVIGLSVGATNNTCTIKGLVAALCFHQMFEGMGLGGCILQAEYGWVKKGVMAFFFAVTTPFGVALGMALSKTYKENSPDSLITVGLLNASSAGLLIYMALVDLLAADFMGQKMQRSIKLQLKSYAAVLLGAGGMAVMAKWA; encoded by the exons ATGAGAAAGACTCAAAGTCCTTTCATTTTCTCTGTCACCATCGccatcttcctcctcctctccaCCTCCCACTTCCCCGTAGCTCTATCTCAATCCCAAAATGATTGTAAACCTGTATCCAACAATACATGTATCGACAAAAACAAAGCATTAGATCTCAAACTTATAGCAATCTTCAGCATCCTTATCACTAGCCTTATCGGCGTTTGCCTTCCCTTCTTCGCCCGGTCCGTTCCCGCTTTTCAGCCCGAGAAATctcacttcctcatcgtcaaATCATTCGCCTCTGGAATCATCCTCTCCACTGGTTTTATGCATGTCTTGCCTGATTCTTTTGATATGCTCTCGTCTCCTTGTCTTGGCGATAACCCCTGGCACAAGTTTCCTTTCACTGGCTTCGTCGCTATGATCTCCGCCATATTCACACTCATGGTTGACTCTATCACCACTAGTGTTTTCACCAAGTCTGGCAGGAAGGACTTGCGCCCTGAGGTGACGTCAGCTGAGACTCCTGACCAAGAGATAGGGCACGTGCAGGTTCACGCACCCCATCATAGCCACGGTCATGGTCTTCATCATGACGTTCATGGAGACAATGATAAGGAGCTTGGTTCTTCCTTACAGCTTCTGCGATATAGAGTTATTGCCATT GTACTGGAGCTAGGAATAGTGGTGCACTCGATAGTGATAGGACTCTCTGTAGGAGCCACTAACAATACTTGCACCATCAAAGGCCTCGTCGCTGCTCTTTGTTTCCACCAAATGTTCGAAGGCATGGGTCTCGGTGGCTGCATCCTCCAG GCAGAATACGGGTGGGTGAAAAAAGGGGTGATGGCTTTCTTTTTCGCGGTGACAACACCTTTTGGAGTGGCTCTAGGGATGGCATTATCTAAAACGTACAAAGAGAATAGCCCTGACTCGCTCATTACCGTTGGACTTCTCAACGCTTCCTCGGCTGGACTACTCATCTACATGGCTCTAGTCGACCTTCTCGCTGCCGATTTTATGGGACAGAAGATGCAACGGAGCATCAAGCTTCAATTAAAGTCTTATGCCGCTGTTTTGCTTGGTGCCGGTGGCATGGCCGTCATGGCTAAGTGGGCTTGA